A stretch of DNA from Chitinivibrionales bacterium:
CGTATTGCCATACTGTTCGAGCCGTGTCACGTCGGATATGACAATCTTGCTCTTTTCCAGTATAAGAAGCTCCTTTCCGGAGAGCTTTGTCAGCAATTCCAGAACATCCGAGGGATTCAGGCCAAGGATATCCATGATTTCATTCTCCACGAATTTCAAACTGAGTTGCCGGCCCGATTCCGAGGGCGTACACATGCCGGTATCGGTCATCATCGCAACAAGCAGCGCAACCTGGCGTGTTTTATCACCGTACATGCTGTTATCGATTTTTTCATCAACCTCACGAAGGCGCTGGACAAGAATACGGGCGATTTTCTGAAACCACTCGGGAACGCCGTTGAGGGTTGCAACAAAATTGTCTGCAGCAATAACAAGCGCTTCAGTCTCTTCTTCGGCAATCACCGATGC
This window harbors:
- a CDS encoding cyclic nucleotide-binding domain-containing protein, producing MAGIPGGTAAKVRFQKGELLFKQGDPSRDLYVIQQGSVRIFKTEGDVAVDLATVGAGEVVGEVAAIDGGVRSASVIAEEETEALVIAADNFVATLNGVPEWFQKIARILVQRLREVDEKIDNSMYGDKTRQVALLVAMMTDTGMCTPSESGRQLSLKFVENEIMDILGLNPSDVLELLTKLSGKELLILEKSKIVISDVTRLEQYGNTLFEKSESSPVT